GAACGTATAAATGTCGTAATATTCATAGGCAGTCATAGAACCATAAACGGTTTTTGAAGCTACCTCAGTTGGATTTCCATAATCTTGAATAAATTCAATTTTTGAGGTTTCAGGATCATTAAATGGCATCGTGGTGAACTTCCATTTAGCGGCTAGCGCCACATTAGAAGTTGTGGTAATGTAATTATAGGCAGTATTTTCAACGAGATAGTATCCTGAATATGTTTTTAAATAGTAATAGGAAGATCCATCAAAGTTTCCAGCATAGACCTTTGTGAATTTTTGATAGGTTGTGCTAGGATCTTCTTTAATCAATCTTGTGGAAGAATAATAAGCATATCGGTGGTCTAGATTCATTTCCGTTTGATGCATAGGTGAATAATAGAAATAAGGGCTATTGTAGACTTGTTTCCAAAGTTGATTTTCTCCACCAGAAAAAGCTTCCATTTTTGTGTAAGTAGAATTTGTAGTACTGTAATTTGGAACCGTTAAATATTTTCCTGTTGTATAACTTTGAATATAGTATTTTGATGCAGTATCAGCTGAATATTCGTATCGTTCAAAACGCCACTCACTATATGCTTTTGATGAACTTATAAAAGAAGAAGCTGCTTTTGTCACGACATCTTTTAAATCAGTATAGATTGGGAATCCAAACAAGTAAAAGACACTGTATTTTACACTTAGAAGATCCAAATAGCCACTTTCTTTGGTAGAGATAGAGTACGTAGTAGAAGAAAGTGGATTTATTTTAAAGGCTTGTTCTGAAGTGTAACTTTGAGCAGAAATTTGTAAAACATCAGATAAATTTACATCAAGATTCATATTCACGTAATAAGGATAAAATTCATAAGTATCTTGACCTAAATATTTAACTTTAAAGATTTGGTTAGTACCGGTAGTAGAAACATTTGTTGTAACGATTGTTCCATCAGTTACACTAGCGTTTTTAACTTCCATGTACTTTCCAGTTTTAACGTTTACAATTCGGTAATATCCACCATCTACGATATTGTAGGTGTAATACTTTCCAGGTACACCACCAATATCATCGCCGCCTTCAACAAAGATAAAATCAGAAGGTGCTCCATCAGGTATTTCATTATCTAGATTTTGGCTTTCAGTAAAGACATTATTAACGGTATCCGCAATTTCGGCTTTGTTTAGGTCTGCGGCTTCATACCCTAATTCTGCAGTTGATACACCGATAAAGTTTGCATATGACATACCTACAAAAGAAAATACGCATAAAAGAAGTATTAATATAATTTTTTTCATTTGTTCCTCCATTTTTATTTTATTTTTTTAATAATTGTAATGACTATTTGTGTTCAAGTACAAAACACGTTGCAAAAAAATAAGAAAAATAGTTTATATTGCTATTACCGACGCCTCCTTTCTCCTCCCAAGAATGAATAGTTTTTATCAAATACATTATAGCAAACATCAATAGTGAATAAAAGACATCATGAAATAATTATGACTAATTTGTGATATATATATTGTTTTGAGATATGTTTATGATTTTATAATCTTTTACGTCATACTTAACACCTTAACCCGTTATAGTAGACTGTCGGTCCTATGTATGTCACTATGAAGCGTTATGAAATGATTACATAAATTTGAATGAAATGACGAATGATAGAAGCGATTTCTATCATTTTTTTATGGTTTTTACTGAAATGTCCAAAAACAGATTTTTTCTACACCATGATATATATATTACGAAGTGCAAAGTTTACTTTTCCTGTTATTTAATAAGTGTTATAATGTAAATAAAGGATTTCAGTTATTGAAAAAAATTAAATTTGGGAGGGAATTATGAAAGTAGAGATAATCAAAAAGGTCGGATGTATTGAAGAAATGACTATACCTATTGATTTGTCAAGTAATGCTTTTATTTATGGGTTAAATGGATCGGGAAAATCTACAATAAAGAATATATTAAAAGGAGGCTTTACTGAAGGCTCTAAATTAGAACCTTCTTTTAGTGGCACGCCAAAGATGTGTGAAGCTAAATTGAGTATATTCAATGAGACGATTATTTACGAGTCTGCAAAACTTCAGAGCCCTTTCACAAAAAAGATAAAGTTGTTTTGTTTTGATGAAGAATTTATTGAAAACAATATATATATTAATGGGTCTATATCTGATGATCATAAAAAACAATATTTTCGTATGTTTGTTGGTGAAAATGTTGGTCAGAAAATTGATCATTTGTTAAATAAACATTTGGAAATGTTATCAGAAAACACTCAGCTAAAATCAAAACTTGATGTAATGTCTAACAATTATAATAGTCTTGACTATTTTTACGAAAATTTAGATGAATCAATCAAGATATTAAATACAAGTTATGATCAAAACTTTCTAATTGAAGAAGCTGTAAGAAAAAGAATATCGAAAAATATTAATAGTATCGATACTTTTTCAATAAAGTGGCTAAAAACAGGAGCACAAGTAAGAAAGGCAGATAATATATGCCCTTATTGTGGGCAAGAAATAGACACCGACTTACAATTATCTTTGATCAGTTTTTACAAAGATTTATCCATAGAAAAAAATGATGTAAATGAAATGATAATGGCTAAGATCAATGATATATATAATAATATTGCTACTTTTGACCCAAATACTGAATATATCTTCGTTGAAAATATAGATTTACATATGCTTAAAAGTGAAGTCCTTGATCTACTAAATGAGAAAAAACAAAATATTGCAAAAAAAATCGTTTTTACTAAAATTAGCGAGAAAACTGCAATAAAGGAAAGATTAAGATATTTTAAACTATATTTAGCTGAAATAAATGAAGTTATAAATAATTTGGAAATCAAAGACATATTCAATTTAACGACTGAAATGATGGAACCGAATAGAGTGATTAATATTATCTCTAGATCGGAAAATTTAATTAAAAACGATGATTTAAAAAAGGACATAAAAACTAAAACATCCATTTTCTATAAACTAAATAGATCGATAAAGCAAAAAATGAGTGATATTAGAGATAAACAGGAAGTAGCATTAACTAATCATATAGGGAAAATAAATAAGAAACTTAAGGATTATGGACTTAAGTATACTATTGAGTTCAAAGAGTATAAGCAAAAGAGTACCACAAGAATTAATCAAGCTCATCTTGAATTGGAACTAATACCAATTGGCTTTCCAAAAAAACACAAGAGTTTAAATAAAGATACAATTAAAAATGTTTTAAGTGAAGGGGAAAAATCAATTTTAGCTTGGATTTTCTTCATGGTAGATCTAGAAAACAAACTTACTAACGGCAAAAATATGATTATTATTGATGATCCAATTTCTAGTTACGATGCGCAAAGAAGATTTACGATGGTTAGTGATTTAAGAAATATAATGGCAAAATCAATTTCAAAGGAAGTAATTATTTTTTCTCATGAAAAGAGTTTTTCAAATACACTCGCTTATATACCAAAAATGAAACATTTTAATTTAATTGATGGTAAATTAGAAGAAATAGATGCTAGAGAAATTATAGAGAGTGATTTGAAATTCGATTTATCTTTCATCAAAGACAATTCAAATAGTATTACGCAGGAAATTTTACTTGAATTTGTTATACGTTCCAGAAACGTTTTAGAATATAATCTTATGGTAAACCGATTTGTTAATGGAAAATATTTTAGAAAAACAGAATATGGCAATTTTTTTTCAGAAGCAAGTAAATTAATTCATTTTAGAACTAATAAAATTAGTGAAGAATATTTTAAATATTTAGAAAAAAAGTTCAAGCAAATTACAAATAATTCAATTACATTTGATTTATCTAATGTGAATTTAGAAAATATTGACTTTAAAGAAATTTTAAGTTCTGATACAAGCAACATGTATAATACCCGATTGAAAATCGATAAATTTTTGCTTGATATTATTGATAAAAATAGCATTTCCGGATTGTCAGATTTTATGACAACAAGAGACTTGCTAGAGTTGGCAAAAAAACATGTTCCAGAGAATATTTTAGATAATTTGGAAATGTATATTCCAATAATTAATACTTACAATCATCCTAATCAAAATTACGGACTTAGAAGAATTGATTGTTCAGAAATTGAAATGAGTGAATTGTTTTATTTCGTCAATAATTTGCCATACGAAACAATAACAATTTAAAGGGAGAAGAGAATGATAAACACAGATTTTAGCGAATTTCAGTATGGATATGCCGTATTATACGAGCTTTTAAATGGATCGATGTTTAATTTTAAGGATGGGTCTTTATTCAAAATGCCAAATCTTCGTCAAGAAGCTAAAGTTGGCTATGATCTTAAAATAACAGCATACAGGCCATTCTATTTTCAATTTAAAGTTCCAGAATTCATGAAATTAAGTACAGCAACCGAATACAATAGTTTTAACTCTAGTTACTATAGATATGATTTGAGAAACAAAAAAAATAACTTTAACTCATCACAGCACAATACCTTATTT
This is a stretch of genomic DNA from Bacillota bacterium. It encodes these proteins:
- a CDS encoding AAA family ATPase, with translation MKVEIIKKVGCIEEMTIPIDLSSNAFIYGLNGSGKSTIKNILKGGFTEGSKLEPSFSGTPKMCEAKLSIFNETIIYESAKLQSPFTKKIKLFCFDEEFIENNIYINGSISDDHKKQYFRMFVGENVGQKIDHLLNKHLEMLSENTQLKSKLDVMSNNYNSLDYFYENLDESIKILNTSYDQNFLIEEAVRKRISKNINSIDTFSIKWLKTGAQVRKADNICPYCGQEIDTDLQLSLISFYKDLSIEKNDVNEMIMAKINDIYNNIATFDPNTEYIFVENIDLHMLKSEVLDLLNEKKQNIAKKIVFTKISEKTAIKERLRYFKLYLAEINEVINNLEIKDIFNLTTEMMEPNRVINIISRSENLIKNDDLKKDIKTKTSIFYKLNRSIKQKMSDIRDKQEVALTNHIGKINKKLKDYGLKYTIEFKEYKQKSTTRINQAHLELELIPIGFPKKHKSLNKDTIKNVLSEGEKSILAWIFFMVDLENKLTNGKNMIIIDDPISSYDAQRRFTMVSDLRNIMAKSISKEVIIFSHEKSFSNTLAYIPKMKHFNLIDGKLEEIDAREIIESDLKFDLSFIKDNSNSITQEILLEFVIRSRNVLEYNLMVNRFVNGKYFRKTEYGNFFSEASKLIHFRTNKISEEYFKYLEKKFKQITNNSITFDLSNVNLENIDFKEILSSDTSNMYNTRLKIDKFLLDIIDKNSISGLSDFMTTRDLLELAKKHVPENILDNLEMYIPIINTYNHPNQNYGLRRIDCSEIEMSELFYFVNNLPYETITI